The Quercus lobata isolate SW786 chromosome 4, ValleyOak3.0 Primary Assembly, whole genome shotgun sequence genome segment ttctctttttttttctttctttctttctgcatTTTCTTTCCGCTGTTTCTGCATTTTGGGTTGCATTTTGGgtgattaatattttatttttcggtggaaatcgagtcttagagactcgattttaaCGACgcatgaaaatcgagccttagaaactcgatttaggggcccaaaatcgagcctctaagACTCGAGTTGTTAGTTTGCCAATATgtttccaaacggaccctattaactaaatagttcgATTCtgatgggtaattacccattttcgccgaTAAATCTGATCCAATCTTGACGCATGGCTCACACAAAACTAAAGTCAGAAGCTGAGTAAGCAGCTGGTGGTAAAAAAGTAAAGGACTATAATACCCTTGGCTAGAAATTACAGATATATCTGTATGGCTAAATAACTAGAGGTTCTACCTTATTTTTAGTACCAAGATTTATCTTACAATGGTTGGTATTTACCTGAAAAGTCCCAAGAGCTTCCAGCCTTGAAGTTGGGATTGATATGATGATCTATCATTCTGTAGTTTCCACTTATATTCTGTCTTTTCTTAATTctgcaagagagagagattcagcTAACTAAGCCCTTGTTTAAAGTAGCTAACTCTTTGATATGTGAGCCCTTGGACTCCTCTTAGAACAATATTTTGCCATTAAATGATTAAAACTTTAGATCCCCTTGGGAGCTTGTTCAGGTAGAAATTACCAAACAAGCTTAGCGGCTAGAAATTGTGGAATTTATTGGGAGTAGATTTTGTCTCCTGCCTTATTGATGCACTGATAAATAGCTTTGGTAACCCCTTCTAAATTTGtttaacaaatttaattattgaGAAATGGCAATGCCTTCAAGAgctgatttttttgggtatcATGTTCAAGTCAAGCAAGatgttcaatctttttctttttcttttttgataaataagaaAGATCCGTAtataaaaaaactactttatgcaAAGGAGTACAAACTAGTCAAATGGtacaaaggaagaaagaaaaagagaaaagtctAAAACttaattacaaaagaaaagagaattttcttttgtctcttagAATAGGTTTTtgattcctttatttatttattttttctatgttGTTCTTTGTTCACTATCGTGAACTTGtgtatcttttcttcttttctattaataatattactttcttacctatcaaaaaaagaaaaaaagaaaaaaagagaattaaTAAACAGAGGAAGGGATTCACTAGATGTGAGAGAAACTAAGCCCgtgaccaatcaaacaaagagcCACTGAAAGAAGCAAACAGCTTGTTATGCGAACTATCCACATCCTCAAACTTTTTTCGCCGATTACACTCCCTCCATAATGATTAACAGGGACAGAAATGCCAATTACGCTCCCTCAAACTTTCTAGTGCGTGTCAATGTCTAATATCCAAtctgctgtgtgtgtgtgtgtgtggagcaGAAATGCCGTGGCATCTAGTTTTATTGGGgttctaatttttgttttgtgccCTTTAATCCtaacattctttaaaaaaaatagaaaataaaacttcGGCTACATTATAACTGGCTAATTTCTTCCTGTCTACAAGTATTTTTAATACTAATGCTCTGCAGCTGTCTATCAACTCATACATGATATTTTAATCTTACAATAGATCTGGAGTCCTGCCCTATAGCCAATTTTGCTACATTTTGTTGTTAGGAATAAGTTAAAGCCTGAGTTGGGTTTCACATGCAGGTACCTTATTGGTTGACATTTGACTTCCCACCTGAAGTCAGGGAAAAGCTTAAACATCTGTGGGAATCAGACTGGAAGGGTCAAGTACAGAAGTGGTGAGCATATAAATGGAGCCATGCATTGTTAGATGCAGTAGATACAGTGAAGAGTTGCAACTGAGTCTAGATTAGGTCAGATACAGTGAGTTAAGGGAATTAACCAAACTGAGGATTAGTTTATCAAAGCCAGGACACCTCAAATGCCAACTTAAACCTTGGATGCATCCATTGTAATTTAGGGcacaaattttcagatttttttttttgggtcgtGAGCATGTAGAATATAATTTAGATATGTAAGTAATTTCAGAATTAAATTTACCTCTGTAGATGTACATGCCTGCGTGTAAATTCAGTTAACTTTATCgagcttgcaaaattttcaggTTTCTTGTTAAATTCACTGGGGCAGATGAAGAAATCAATCTGTTGGGTGATGGGACAGAGAAAGCTGAATTTGGAAAGTGGTCATGGATGTCTCCAGAACAAATAGTTGAGCTTGTGGGTAGACCTTACCATCTTAGTAGTATTTTTACTGGTTTAGAAACAgctggaatttttattttggtcttgTAGGTTTACTTACATGGTCTTTTTCTATAATGTGCAGGCAGTGGATTTTAAGAAGCCTATTTACAAGGAAGTTATGACAGCTTTTTCTCCATATCTTCAGTAAACTTAAGTTATAGTATTCactgtttgttttcttgcaaATGAGCAGTCCTACAATTAACCGAATTCGATAATTTAAAACAGGAAAATAATTCAATGAGCCATGGTTGACTGAATTATATATACGCCGGATATCAGCTTGCAGGTCCAACTCCTTTAATGACATCATTTTGCTATGTCAATTGAATATATTCTAATAAATTCACTGGGCCTGTGTTGTGGCCACATCATGCTGTTTGTGGGAATATCTCTTCATTTTTGAAAGGTTATTACATAGTTTTTCTTAGGACAAGACTTAAGTACGATACCTTAATTGTTGTTCCTTaagttttcaaattatatttctaCATTTGGATAGTTTACACACATAAGCATAAACGGTGTTAACATCATTTTTAACACTGTTTATACTTGTGTGTAAACTATCCACGTGTAGAAATATAATTGGAGAATTTAAAGAACCACACCTAAAGTACTGtgcctaagttttttttttttcatttttcttaaatttaactGATTACATATTCTGAAATCCAGCAGATTAGGGCCTTAAGCTATTTGAATAAGTGTTAATTTTTAAGTTCTactttcaatttaaaatatcaGGAAGCCCATCCAAATGATTTTATCTAGGGGATTATTTATATGGTCAAGTACAAAAGaagtattttaattataaaatcttaTCTGAGTTGgttgtttatttaattattttacgCCAAGCCAATAAATACTCCAGAACCTGGGAAATCACTGGCCAATCCTTGGGCAATTCAACCTTCCATCTTTTCTCAATGATTTCTCTTTTATAAACTCAATGCTAAAGTTGCAGGAGGATGTGATTCCCTGCTATTGAATGGAGATCTTCTTGTtatatgtttctaaaaaataaaaaaagaagaagaagagatccTCTTGTTATACGAGGAGAGGTACTGTCACTAGAACCCTAACACCTTCACTATCCATGGTGTccttcaaatcttttttttcctagaatCATCCTTCATACTTCATAGCTATCCAAAATCACTGATATAGTCCAAATCAACTCATTATAGCAGATGTAGGACATAGTACATGCATTGTCTTCATAATCTAATTCCACAATCCTTGACCTCCTTCAGATGTACATAGACAATTTTAGCCAATAAGACCTGCAAGTAGCTTATATAAATACTTGTAATCCATATTATTTCATCATTAAAGGCATAAGTCATTGcatttctcacttttctctctcaaattctttctctctcaattttccctttctttcttcttggaGGGTGACTACATCCAAGTGAAATTCCATCCATTCATTTCTATTTCCCTGAGAAACCAGATGGAATCATTACATTAACCAACTCCTTCAACAATCTACACGAGCTATCAtgattacaagttcaattgCTACAAAGAACAATTTCaacaaagaaagcaataaaGATTAAAGAGCATGCAATCTCCAACTTGAAGGATCGTGACTCTTTTAACTTATCATCTGAAGTATGTCTTTTATGTGACTGATACCAATATCTGCTACAATCTCAGGAGAGAACCTTCTTATCATGTCCTCCCTTGTTTGCTTACCTTTGGCCTTACTTCCTCAACATTATTCATCACATGCCTCATTAGAAATTGAAGGCTTATCCACTGAAGGTTCAGCCCAAAGATGCCCTGTGAATGGCCTTTCCAGAACCCCGCTTGTTCTGTCCGTTGGCAATATATATCTGTTCTTATTCGTGTCTGTATTATCATCTATATTGTTTTCAATCAATTTCTTTTAACATGAAGGGTTgagaaaattgggttttgcaAGTGTTTGGGTGGCTATCTTTGACCCAAAAATACAAGTGGAACTCACACATCCTTTGAGATTAGTTAGAGTTGGGTTGTGTTCTTTTTCCATGAGGAGAATAATGTCTGTAGTTTACCTATTTAAAACTGTAAAGAGTGAATGAAAATTTAACTCATAAAACTGCCCACTTGAACATTGTTAGACTTGGTGAAATTAATTGAATCTCAAGTAGGAAGTGAAAGAGAcattttattggtttatatTTAAGTGTGCATTGTCTATTGGGTTGGCACCCAAAGTGGCACCCCACTTTTGTGGAAGGGGGCAGGCCAACCAAAGTGGGCTTCCCAAATCAATCCCCCCACTCCTCTCTCCCTATCCGTCAATGGTTTCTTGACGCTTCGATTCGTTCACAACAGCTGTCTTAACAGTAGGTCCAACCATAacttgtcattaaaaaaattgtgaaaagtaGTGATAATGTTctaaacatatcatttctcaaaaattatCTTTGacctcttttattatttatagagAAGTCCTCCATTAATATTTTTACTACAAATCTTAGATGGTAAGTAGTtactggttttaatttgaatccatcactaaaattatttttttgttcattattaACATCTAATAACAACGTACCACTTtgaattgttataaaaatgttgtggcatttttcattattattaactAGTCGCaaatttgttgaagataatttgCTTTCCtaatttgttgaagataatGTATAATTTGCTTTCCTAAATTTGTTAAAGATAATTTACTCTCCcaaaatattaaacaatttctaaactTTTTATGTTAAGTGGTCCATATTATTCTAAATTATGTTATGGTACGTcatgtttcataattttttttctttacaactaaactttttaagtttcaaatatattattcaaaattttcattctcttaaaggaaattatcatgataatcaaagcTCATTACAAAATTACACTTGATATTACTCGAATAATTGATATGCACATTCAAATACGTAGTCAAGATTGTTTTTTGATGGTGCCGTATTCAAAGACACTAACATGTCAGGCGTGGGTGTGGTGATTAGAGATAATAACGGCTCTATTTTGGCATCTTGCTCGGAAAAAATTCCCCAAGCTTACAAGCCAGACAAGATTGAAGCTCTGGCAGCAATGGAAGCTCTATCATTTGCTCATGAAGTGGGTTTCAGAAGTGCTATTTTGGAAGGTGACTCTCTTGGACTAATTTAGGATTTGAAGTCAAAGGTTCACTCTTTATCCCTGCTGGGTCTGTTGGTAGAGGATGTGAAGGTgtatgcaagaaattttgtaagGTTGTTGTATTCTCACACTAAGAGAAATGGTAATAATGTAGCTCATAGTCTGCCTAAATATGCTATACACATACCGGATTTTCTAGTGTGGATGGAATATGTCTTATCACaccttgtttttgttttacaatCGGATGTAGTtaatttacattaataaaatcacACAGGCTcattcttgaagaaaaaaaaagattgttttttgatatatatatatatttaaattctcACTTCCACAATGACTAAGTAACTCaaacaataattaaacaaaagCTATAAGTGGGAGAGAGAGGACTTGTGATAGGGAACTCAAAAAACACAACACCAAAAAGTATTAAACCAAAATAAAGTTATAAGAAATACAATGATTCGTTCACTTAAAGTAAAGTACCAGGaaagaatgggaaaaaaaaaatcttaataaaaaatttaaaaggtgaagcataaaaatattatttaccatACAATATTTATTGACGTAATTTTGTACACAAGCTAtgttagaaatttgaaaaaatttcttaatatccaaactttctctctcaaatatCAAAAGCATGGAAAACGTATATAAAAAATGGATAAGCCAGAGAACAAATGAAGCAACTACTTTCAAGACCTAAAATACAATAAATCCATATTTTTGgagaaataaaaaaggttaCCTTTAATACCTAAGATATAGAAACGTAtctgtgggttccagttagctcaactggtaaagtctttgatggttgtataagagatctagggttcaatttccgcctacaccaaaaactgattggtgtcttggtttgatgataaagagctatcatcaggagtgaacgccataagttgaaagttgaaactctctcaaaaaaaaaaaaaaaaaaaaagtaacgcatctcaaaattaataattaaaaaaaaaaacacacacaaaaatgtgaaaaattttccCAAACCAATCCCCTGCAAAACTATAATttaaaacctaatatatatccaaaattttcaCCCTCAtatcaaatagaaaaaatgtATACAAACACTTTTAGGACCCAATCCCAAAGCCCAACAAAACCATGATTCAAaagtttaataataaataaaatctcataAAAATCCAAATGTTCTCTCCTGAAtatccaaaacacaaaaatcacatctcaaaattttataatcaaagagggaaaaaaaatgaaagaaataaataatctaCAAATTTGGTGAACTTTATCTTGTCAATCACTTGCTACCTCAGATAGGCCATAGCTaactggggaaaaaaaagaaaaagaaaaaaagaaaaaaggaatagGTTAGGTactaaataaactaaaatatcACAAATCCTAAAATGCAAGGTGATTCCCTACTTCTATTCCCTaagaatcctttttttttttttgcagttcCTATAGTGAAACAATTTCTGAAGTGTCAATGCTCATCATGTTTGTCATACAATTTGATCAATAGTGTtaaaattataagagaaatcAACGTTGGTATTGGATATCCGAGTGTATAACACTTATTGGACATGTCATGGATTACCAATTGAACCTTTTTgccttttgttaaatttattttcttcttctatcaCCCACCTTATTATCCTATGATAAGTAGTATATATAGATGTTGGGGAtattacacaaaataataatggaagaacaaggttaacacaaaagacaaacagaaaatagataacttggaggCACTAGATggttttccttagacaatattttcCCCCCACACtttgttgctaaagggttattGCAAATTTGTCCCCATGATACAACCAAGATGTTGGGTTCTACAGATAGCAATTCTGGAGAATGACCACTGGatttcaagtgaacataagcctctatttatacccatagtGTTATGTTTCATCAAAAGGCACGTATGAagagttaaaatgtttcataaaaccaTTAACAAGgtttgaaacctcttcaacctttttgAATAATCACCAGAAAATTCTGCTAAAAATCATGTTtcacgattttcgattgatcgaaaattactttcgatcgattgagtgCTCTTTTTGATCAGTCGAATAGGAATTGAACAGCAATCGAGACATCCAGAGACTCTAGGATTATTTTCTTAccattttcgatcgatcaagccaaAACTTTGACCGATCGAAAAtactaattttcaaattttcacttagaaaattctagaacttgaatttttACTTTATGAAATCATATTCTCTGAACTTaaacattattattacaacctatccttGTATATACCCATATATACAACAATAGATTTAGTACAAAATGCAGCACTTCTTGTTGGAGTTTTAATGGTCATTGGATATTGAAATATGTCAAAACCTTTGAATTTCTTAGTGAAAATGAGGGAAAACTAATACTTAAAGATGAGTACATTTCTTTGGTGGACTTAAAGTAGCATTGTATGAAAAAATTGTAGCAATGGAAAAAATAGCTCCAATGAAGCCTACTCAGACGTAACTCGAAAGTATCAATGTCAACTCCATTATTGCTTATGCAACTGTATTTTGTTTCCAATCATGAGCTCCAAAAGAGTGAGACTTGAATAAACTATAGTAGCTAGATCTCACTGCAATTCGTTTACTATATTCTTCACCATGGTTTTAAGAGTAATTTACTGTATCCTTTAGGTTTACTGGAAAAACCTAAAGAATATgggggattaaaaaaaaaaaaagaactaactTGAGAGGTGTTGAGGCTTATTTTGACAAGCCTAGTAAGAGAAAAAGCCCAGCAACACGGGCAGATCAAAGTTGGCAAGCAAGAAAAAGCCATTAAGCCCAAGTGGCAGGAATGAACGGCTCACGGGCTCATAAAGTGGGTCTTGAGGAAGCAAACAGGCTTGAATGGGCCCGtaaagagagaagaagcaaACCTATGGGTAGTATGTAGAAAAGCAAGACTGGGCCAcagcaggcccaaagtaatgcaagcaaagaaagtaaggggctAATGAAAGACCCATCAGCCTCAAGGATGAGGTATAAAGTAATTGGGTCAAGGAAACTTAAGAGAGTTAGTAAAGGCCCATGGGAAAGTAAGACTGGATAAGGGCCAAGGAAGCtaaaggaaagcaaatgggttAAGGATGCCTAAGAGGGAAATGGGACATGGGAGCTCGCAAACAATGTAAGAAAAGGCCCAGTGAATGCACTAAGTCAGTTGGAGGAAAATAAACTGCAGGCCCAAAGAGGCTAAGCAGGATTGAGTCAAACAATATTACAGTAGGAATAATAGAGTGGTATGGAAGGAAATGCTAACAAGGCCACGGAGTGAATACAGAGTAGGCCGGGGGAAGGAAGGCCCATGATCCGACAAGGCCCAACCCCCAAAAGAAGCAAGTCATAAAGAATGGCAAATCAGAAAACAACCCATGCcataagaagccaaaagtgcATGACAGAGCATACAGACCAATCTCCAGATCACAGCAAATGCATGAGTAGCAGGCAAAGAAGGTGAAGCACGCGCAAGACCCAGAcgccaccagcctgtacccagccaatataggaagtggtgggtcatgggtcagaggtaagaaaGGGCATGGTCTGGCAATGGGAAGAGGGAAAAAACCTATTTTGGGGTTCTTACTCAGGTTCTTTTGGGGGAAATATCCTGCTGGAATGACATgccacccaaaagaagtaaggatgagctagaaccactaggtgcatgtcatgagggatagagagagagcaTACACATTGTAATGGCTAGAAAAGCCACGGCaagcaaataaacaaaatagtctTCTTTGTCTGGCAGAAGGGAACGGCATAGCCAGCACATGTAAGTGGTGTTGGCTGAACAACTAACGACCAGTAAGTGGTCGGCAAGGACACCCACACCAGACAAAGGcagttaagggctaaaacagtaaCTACTAGTCATGGCGGGCTCTATATAAAGGACCCGTCGCTGTGCACTAAAGGGGGGAGGAAAAAGGGATTGGAAAAATCAAAGTAATAGGAATTTCTAGGAAAAACCATAACCCAGAAGTAAGCATTGAGAAGGAAaggaagtaaaagaaaagaaaagaaaagtaaggagtaatgagagaaagaaaaaatagagagttTAGAACGGCATGCATGCATCAATAGGTTGATTTCCTCTCTCCCTCAATAGCCTTGCTCTCTATAAAAGGCAAAAGATATGTATTTGGGCATAGACCATTTAGGCCTATTCcctcaaaacaattaatttctTCTCTGAGATTACTCGTGTTGAGGGAACAGTTTTCCCTTCTTGGTTTCAATCCCGTGTATTACTTAGCATGGTAGACTAACACTTTGATTTTACTAACTTTGTTTATCCTTCACTTAGCTTATTTTGTGTACGGAAAGCTTTTTGTTgctcacttttatttattgtggCTAAAAGTAGTGATTGTATTCTTTTGTGTTATCCGTATTATATCTGTCCGCCATAACTTCTTTATAGCGGCTTTGCTTGCCATGGGCATGTAACCAAAGCCTGGTGGACGTGGCGTAGTTTGTGCACAAATCGGACCAAGGTGGGTTCTAGTTGGACCggtcccaactcccttatccaAAAAACTCAGGCCTAGTGCAGTAGGAAGTAGCCCAACATTACAAACAAGGCCCACCACCTTACAAGAGGGACTTTCCAAATTTACAGAAGTAGGGTAGAACAATTGCAAATATATAATAGCAATTGAACGGTTTTCATAACTACTTggtttgggagagagagagtcaaagtTGAAGGAAGTTTGAATTAAAGGTCAATtgaatttatgttaaaaaaaattataatagagTGGCAATTGAACGGTTTTCATAACTACTTGATCGGAGAGAAGGAGAGTCATAAAGTTGAAGGAAGTTTGAATTAAATGTCAATTGAATTTATGGGAAAGACAAAATTAGGGAAATattaattgagagagagagagaataatatatatatatatatatatatatatatattgtgtgaTGTAGtaataaatgtgaaaatgttaaTTGCAAAAGGAAGGGGGAAAAAAGCTAGTGAGGCTAATGACGTGGCCGATGATGTGGTTTAACAAGAGTAAATATTatgtttcaacttttagatatgtAAAGAATATAGATAGGTTGTGAATTTTGTGTCTATCAATTCATCAAATTAATTGCTCCATAATGCAATTAAGGGTCCCAATTAAAGATTTAAACTTCTAATGTCACAGTTTCATTGCAGGATTTAACAAAAGATATAGTAAGGTATTAGGTTTAGTATTAAAATTATGGTTTTTCAATCTGGTAAGAATGTAACCACATTGGATGAAATAATAAGTAATTGGGATATTCAATTAGGGTTTGGTAACAGAAGTTGGGAGAAAACATCATAGATTTGGGATAActcaaagaattaaaattgtTAAGATTAGGACTTAGGCCAAAATTTGTGCTATTGatgttcttaattattttttcaaattgaagGTCCACTTATCAAATTAAGAAACCTAATTATAGTTTTGAACGTCTAATTGGATGAGGTGACCAGCTGATTTCAGAATTTGAAATGAAGAACCTTGGGAAGGCGATGAAGATACTTGCTATGGAAACTGCACCAAATAGAGTGAATAGTAATGTTCTTTTgacacacacaaaaaatggGGTTCATTGGGGATTTGATTAGTTCATGTTTATTATGAGTTTGGTGGTAAAAGAAACTTTGATTTGTAAAGGAATGCTTCAATTGAGGCATAGAGTAGTAAATGGTCCGCCATGGACTGATAGGCTTttatactatttaaaaaaaaaatgaagataaaaacaaataggattaaaaaaaaaaaaattaacacgaTCTATGCTATTTGTTACACTATATTGATTTGATATATTACACAGAGGTGTTTATATACACAATATTGAGTATTGCATCAGTGGCTTGGGCATTTGAGCTAGAATTGGACCGTATGCCAATGAAATTATTGCCAGAGACAATTCAGTCATTGACAAAAATGCATTAGGAACTAGGAAGATCATACTGCAATTAATTACAATATGCCAAGCAAATTGTCCTTAAGTATCATATTATGTTGCTTCTATCCCAATGAAACCAACCCCTAcccaaatatataataatatgataAAGTTTATTTTACAAGCTTAGTAGACACTAAAATGGGCTTCTAATGCCAACAATGACAAATCAGTTACATGACTTTAAGGGGGTTTGAGCTGAACtagtttcattattttgttttgaccaTATGAGATGTTGTATCCGCCTAAACTCTAGCATTACTTCTCTCATGGCTGGCCTCTCATCTCCCTTCTTCTTGATGCATCTCAATGCAAGCTCAGCGAATGCTTGAATATCTTCATTGCTTCCTTGACTTAGCATCACATCATCAACAATTTGCAATATGCAATTCTCTTCCATTGACAAAACAAAGCAATCTACCAATTCTCTCCCACACCTATATATGTACAGAAAGTAAAGTTACAGTTTTGGTCATATTTTGAATATaagttgatatttgatatttcatgACAAACCCCAATTAtactaaagtagagatgcaagaaaataaaaacttaaccaaaaaattgagagagagagataacttttttttttttggtgagagaaaactatgcaaagaatagaagaaagaataacaaatttatagtaaaagagtgtgaataagaagagacaaaataaggGAAGATGAAGAGTGATGTTAAAGTAaaaggtagtggggagatgaaaaggtgagggagggagaaaggttgaagaaataAGATAATGAAGCGAATGTTGATGTGACTTAACTCTAGTATAGTACAAATAAATGCTACATTTAAGCTATTTAGATAAATAGAGACTATAATCTctctattttgaaatttttgtttcccaaattaattataaaaaacaaaaaaaaacccagtggcctctcttttttaataatttaataattacaataaaaaagtGAGGACTAAACTTTGAATGTTATGGACACAAGAAGTGCAAACCAATTGaattccaatatatatatatatatatttttttttttaggtaaaaacaaaaaaatttattaagagaAGACTACTTcattagaaaatagaaaaatgaagTACCCACAAAAATATGTACAACCAAAAgagaaaccaaaaacaaatatgtCAAGCCAAAACCCGCCTCCAAGCTCTATCCAGAAAGTTGTGGAAGGTACAAAACGTGGCCTGCGGGAGTTTACAGCGTGGGAAGCCAACCATGTTAATAGATGTAACAATACTGCTGCCCATTTGTTAGCACGGTATGCTAGTGCTGTATCTCATAGTGTTGTATGAG includes the following:
- the LOC115988063 gene encoding nudix hydrolase 26, chloroplastic-like; its protein translation is MDYTPQGYRRNVGVCLINPYKKIFAASRLDINSAWQMPQGGVNEGEDPRSAAIRELREDTGVSSVEIVAEVPYWLTFDFPPEVREKLKHLWESDWKGQVQKWFLVKFTGADEEINLLGDGTEKAEFGKWSWMSPEQIVELAVDFKKPIYKEVMTAFSPYLQ